ttacaaataacactaaacttgtaatggttttgttttaatttcatgtaccctctgggagccaataagctatatgacctgcgatgtagtttcaggagctgcgcgaatgtaaaattagaacaaaggatgtcgtaaatcaaggaccaaagaataagaggttcgtatctaaataattcgttatgtttttaaaataagttcttatatggttttgataatcgacaatcaaaatcaaatatatttcatattaattagcggtaattaacgagcaacatgaaatttaaaataattgctaatagatatacatgactaaatatgctaaggtgtacacaaaatttacttcataaaaatattgacaatatcgaactcgcggaatcgatgtggcataaaataaataaatgacaagctacactcacacatatgcaaaacagcaggctccacacacacacatacagacatacacttcagggagacaaaagattatcccaaagactgcaaactgaagatggcacacacacacaatgagagaataagtaattaaattagaaattaaactaagcaaatggaaaattttgcaagtaaaaatttggcgccctcctcctcgattctcattagtggcacgtaagctacacagcacagtgcaaatatagtttttgtttctagtatatatttctagtgtttgtcaacttaatatttttaacatatatttaccgaatatttttttttttgcgccctccttctcgattctcattagtggcacgtaagctacacggcacaatgcaaatatagtttttgtttatggtatatatttctagtgtttgtcaacttagtatttttaacatatatataccgaatatttttagaatattttttaaatattactaatataaattaaactaagcaaatggaaaattttgcaaataaaaattttgcgccctgcgcctcgattctcattagtggcaagtaagctacacggcacggtgcaaatatagtttttgtttatggtatatatttctagtgtttgtcaacttagtatttttaatatatatataccgaataattttagaatattttttaaatattactaatttaaattaaactaagcaaatggaaaattttgcaaataaaaattttgcgcccttctcctcgattctcattagtggcacgtaagctacacggcacagtgcaaatatagattttgttcttagtatatatttctagtgtttgtcaacttaatatttttaacatatatttaccgaatattttaagaatatttttaagtaaacttaatctttctagtatatttttaatttataatatttgataattttatatataatgttttttgaaattaagtcacgacatcgttaatgctaattaaaacgtatgctgtttacttataaaactaaacttgtaatggttttgttttaatttcatgtatcctctgggagccaataagctagataacctgcgatgtagtttcagtagctgcgctgatgtaaaatcagaacaaattATGTCGTAAATTTCTATCGTTATTCTATCGCCAAGCACGGATTTCGATTTGCTAAATCATGAGCGCCCTGTTCAACTTCCAAAGCCTGCTGTCGGTTATCCTGCTGCTGATCTGCACCTGTGCCTACTTGCGCTCGCTCTTCCCCAGTCTGATAGACCGCAACAAGACCGGATTCATGGGAACCTTCTGGAAGCTTGCAAGGATTGGGGAGCGCAAGTCACCGTGGGTAGGAGCCGCCTGCCTGATCATGGCCTTCACCGTTCTCTTCTGGAGCTGAGCTCCTGCATACCGCATCCCGCATCACCTCCAGGAGCCGAATGGCACCATAGATTAGATATTCCAAACTTTCTAGGACTGTAAATACACGCTGCGTTCTGCAGCACTGGCCGCACATTTCGGcctttcccaaaaaaaaaaaaaaaaaaaaaaaatcaaggaccaaagaataagaggttcgtatctaaataattcgttttatttctaaaataagttcttatgttgttttgaaaatcgacaatcaaaatcaaaaaatatttaatattaattagcggttattaactacaacatgaaatttataacaattgctaatagatatacataacaaaatatgctactgtgaaagttataatggtttagtttcaatacggaaactggaagccaatacgctagatgacccttctcctcgattctcattagtggcacgtaagctacacggcacagtgcaaatatagattttgttcttagtatatatttctagtgtttgtcaacttaatatttttaacatatatttaccgaatatttttagaatatttttaagtaaacttaatctttctagtatatttttaatttataatatttgataattttatatataatgttttttgaaattaagtcagttctagtcttggccacgacatcgttaatgctaattaaaacgtatgctgtttactaataaaactaaacttgtaatggttttgttttaa
This is a stretch of genomic DNA from Drosophila simulans strain w501 unplaced genomic scaffold, Prin_Dsim_3.1 Segkk22_quiver_pilon, whole genome shotgun sequence. It encodes these proteins:
- the LOC120285467 gene encoding protein kish; amino-acid sequence: MSALFNFQSLLSVILLLICTCAYLRSLFPSLIDRNKTGFMGTFWKLARIGERKSPWVGAACLIMAFTVLFWS